The proteins below come from a single Bactrocera dorsalis isolate Fly_Bdor chromosome 5, ASM2337382v1, whole genome shotgun sequence genomic window:
- the LOC105227910 gene encoding protein inturned, producing MRKSQPLLPNEQHNSARLGLHSAEGGSESYSSESTFSDSYTDSSDLANWEEYVADDGTLFYAEYLPQARRPLHEKRIEFARSSSLRMGKKTARRQQQQQQQQQEQKQTSQQRQAQQPAQQGKAHGSGRQAQTAAQAPAHEHRFSHISKSHETPCYKQLELVITAADRFRFGRRSTAVESILGFRVVPFPDQPECLMVDSFVHAMPTMLQQQYQQQQQQQQQQQLQQHQTTAQSPSETAEIERGDWFKSLDDIEVRTSNVDELLLQFVEPTKVCLKFQGAARQADAAGSAAHANGNAGAVGGAAELQKVENFAMFAQIFEKLQPRALTATVEADKGSTAQSVTATTDAAPDAALPFALLILPPECYQNDQYKDSLYYYPEDAQTNFLYKARGSFLTLNAVLTEELQTKPLISRLQVDNVTYFVCYRSLNGLLVLFAYAAAYHSQPEAGLRADELIGYIRFAFPTLNLENFTNGNATTAALRSFLHDFCGIQRVRILRAHRKQPVLFEELLKESRHMPLPKEAQLRIFDALSEMEAMDYRNWNDEPLNTHREFFIHGSALYYDHYLLASQMPLEVRASVELFMRCRGIFEFISEQSVKELYVWEEVALPQATGRYFLTICSRSHLILAVILKIFDAPDLSPDDTVPPSLFYIEEIQETLDHLIQCGIESLAIFWSISNKRPEVLDKVEQPDDASAEKESRKIENFIKQKFSAATSVATGGTTTQERAGNQRTLGFDEETHLCSSLGGSSIHSLTPSEDDSSRKRLTASSVINATASNAGNNEDSDSGGSDWDNFGEQNPLHYGCDSELQSPMTESLWKEINNVVPVKISAGWKNAVFYYVYVDNTNGSVFCPLKANSESFPFLAEMRKACHTIRAVLQNTKHYRRLLAQENSKPAVGKGMLAIKEHGMTIQVREFTDATATSTSDAESVVKGRFVVVGRLFNSPLKEVYVCHKPDVPQNMVEMAFRLSFFSVG from the coding sequence ATGCGCAAATCACAGCCACTGCTGCCGAATGAACAACACAATAGCGCACGTTTAGGGCTGCACAGCGCGGAAGGTGGCTCCGAAAGCTACTCTTCCGAATCTACATTTAGCGACTCATACACCGATAGCAGTGATTTGGCCAATTGGGAGGAATATGTAGCCGATGATGGCACGCTATTCTACGCCGAGTATCTGCCGCAAGCGCGTCGACCGCTACATGAGAAGCGCATTGAGTTTGCGCGCAGCAGTTCGCTGCGCATGGGCAAGAAGACAGCgcgacggcaacaacaacaacaacagcaacagcaagaaCAGAAACAAACAAGCCAACAGCGACAGGCGCAGCAGCCAGCGCAGCAGGGCAAAGCGCACGGTAGCGGCCGGCAGGCGCAGACAGCTGCGCAGGCACCCGCGCATGAGCACCGTTTCTCACACATTAGCAAGTCACACGAAACGCCGTGCTACAAGCAATTGGAATTGGTAATTACGGCAGCGGATCGTTTTCGCTTTGGTCGACGCTCTACCGCCGTCGAGTCGATACTTGGCTTCCGTGTGGTGCCGTTCCCAGACCAGCCGGAGTGCTTAATGGTTGACAGCTTCGTGCATGCCATGCCCACCATGCTGCAACAGCAataccaacaacagcagcagcagcaacaacaacagcaattacaGCAACATCAAACTACAGCACAATCACCAAGCGAGACAGCGGAAATCGAGCGTGGCGATTGGTTTAAGTCTTTGGATGACATCGAAGTGCGCACCAGCAATGTAGATGAACTGTTGTTGCAGTTCGTTGAACCCACTAAAGTGTGTCTAAAGTTTCAGGGCGCTGCGCGTCAAGCTGACGCCGCTGGCAGTGCGGCGCATGCAAATGGCAATGCGGGCGCTGTGGGTGGCGCGGCTGAGCTGCAAAAGGTGGAAAATTTCGCAATGTTTGCGCAAATATTTGAGAAATTGCAACCGCGCGCGTTAACCGCAACAGTCGAAGCTGATAAGGGCTCGACAGCGCAGTCAGTCACAGCTACTACGGATGCCGCGCCAGATGCTGCATTGCCATTCGCGCTACTCATACTGCCGCCTGAGTGTTATCAAAATGATCAATATAAAGACTCTTTGTACTATTATCCCGAAGATGCGCAAACTAATTTTCTTTATAAGGCGCGTGGCAGCTTTCTCACGCTGAATGCTGTGCTCACCGAGGAACTGCAAACGAAACCGCTCATCTCACGTCTACAAGTCGACAATGTCACCTACTTCGTCTGCTATCGCTCACTCAACGGTCTGTTGGTGCTCTTCGCTTATGCTGCCGCTTATCATTCACAGCCGGAGGCTGGTCTGCGCGCCGACGAACTCATCGGTTATATACGTTTCGCCTTTCCCACGCTCAATTTGGAGAACTTCACTAATGGCAATGCAACGACCGCCGCCCTGCGTAGTTTTCTACATGATTTCTGTGGCATACAACGTGTGCGCATATTGCGCGCACACCGCAAACAGCCGGTACTCTTCGAGGAGTtgctcaaagagtcacgccatATGCCGTTGCCGAAGGAGGCGCAGTTGCGCATATTCGATGCGTTGAGCGAAATGGAGGCCATGGATTACAGAAATTGGAATGATGAACCATTGAATACGCATCGTGAGTTTTTTATACACGGCAGCGCTTTGTACTACGATCATTATTTGCTTGCTTCGCAAATGCCCTTGGAGGTGCGCGCAAGCGTGGAGCTCTTCATGCGCTGTCGCGGCATATTTGAGTTTATCAGCGAGCAGAGCGTGAAAGAGTTGTATGTGTGGGAGGAGGTCGCCTTGCCGCAGGCCACCGGTCGTTATTTTCTCACAATTTGCAGTCGCAGTCATTTGATACTGGCGGTGATACTGAAAATTTTCGATGCGCCCGACTTGTCGCCCGACGATACTGTGCCGCCATCGCTGTTCTACATCGAAGAAATTCAAGAGACGCTTGATCATCTCATACAATGCGGCATTGAATCGTTGGCCATTTTTTGGTCCATCTCTAATAAACGTCCGGAGGTGCTGGATAAAGTTGAGCAGCCTGATGATGCCAGCGCCGAGAAGGAATCACGTAAAATAgagaattttataaaacaaaaattctccGCCGCCACATCGGTCGCCACTGGTGGCACTACAACACAGGAACGCGCCGGCAATCAACGCACACTAGGTTTCGATGAAGAGACACACCTCTGCTCGTCGCTTGGCGGTTCGTCCATACACAGTCTCACACCGAGTGAAGATGACTCGAGTAGAAAGCGTCTAACCGCCAGCAGCGTCATAAATGCCACCGCCAGCAATGCCGGCAATAATGAGGACTCCGATAGCGGTGGCTCAGATTGGGATAACTTTGGCGAACAAAATCCCTTACATTATGGCTGCGACTCGGAGCTACAATCGCCAATGACCGAATCACTGTGGAAAGAAATCAATAATGTCGTGCCGGTTAAAATCTCCGCCGGCTGGAAGAACGCTGTCTTCTATTATGTCTATGTGGACAATACAAATGGTTCGGTTTTTTGTCCGCTCAAAGCGAACTCCGAGTCATTTCCGTTTCTTGCCGAAATGCGTAAAGCTTGCCATACTATACGCGCCGTTTTGCAGAATACCAAACATTATCGGCGTCTGTTGGCGCAAGAGAACTCCAAACCGGCCGTTGGCAAAGGTATGCTGGCCATTAAGGAACATGGTATGACAATACAAGTGCGTGAGTTCACGGATGCCACGGCAACCAGCACATCGGATGCGGAGAGTGTTGTTAAGGGACGTTTCGTAGTCGTCGGACGTTTATTTAACTCGCCGTTGAAGGAGGTCTATGTATGTCATAAGCCCGATGTGCCCCAAAATATGGTGGAAATGGCTTTCCGTCTGTCATTCTTCTCCGTGGGTTAA
- the LOC105227940 gene encoding uncharacterized protein LOC105227940 produces the protein MISVVKYARLLLLPWLLFMVSNCIVNFVVAIGTPTSQRQLQLQQQEAVFAPQQQQQPQQQKQPLQQQQEWYHQQYQRLQQPQQQSYKPAIALSAPTTATSAQLPPEAAKTTAADNFTTTNGVGYTNETVGYAEENESEDAEKLPSEIQKAVCTVTAGEVRASAEAVTTKKLKGVCGSAELKLAFSDLEAKLYKELQDIKILLQHIAQQQGINMPQLLLPPMTFATSTITPPAVSHAQQPTSIPATPHAAATSATPSPTTQTTTTYAQQHKPKQRAKPTTANKPKFQPIVEPKDNAVDTSSAEVSYEYEESSAPMEAEDVLHKKLPQLKSFHTKSQATPIASELLQEVRKFNNTMLSDRELKVFTYYWKLENFTERIESGSSSVVESPVFSIKGKPLHLIAYFQHLHRDFLYLQLTQALKKSSNRNNIFIDMGGLFKEIANDKISFKHKISVLNQHNQRSKDLISQELHNLESGFLIPNSALLNSPFIKNDSLLIQIFLYL, from the exons ATGATAAGTGTTGTAAAATATGCccgtttattattattgccatGGCTATTATTTATGGTCAGCAATTGTATTGTCAACTTTGTCGTTGCAATCGGTACGCCAACAAGTCAGcgacaactacaactacaacagcaGGAAGCAGTATTTGCgccacaacagcagcagcaaccgcaacaacaaaaacagccactgcaacaacaacaagagtggTATCATCAGCAATACCAGCGactacaacaaccacaacagcaaTCATATAAGCCCGCTATAGCGCTATCAGCACCCACAACTGCTACCAGCGCCCAGTTGCCACCAGAGGCGGCCAAAACAACAGCAGCGGACAATTTTACAACCACAAATGGAGTAG GTTATACGAACGAAACTGTAGGCTATGCAGAAGAAAACGAGAGTGAGGACGCTGAAAAGTTGCCAAGCGAAATACAAAAGGCTGTCTGTACAGTGACCGCCGGTGAAGTGCGCGCCAGCGCTGAGGCGGTTACCACGAAGAAGCTTAAAGGAGTTTGCGGATCAG CCGAATTGAAGCTCGCTTTTAGTGACTTGGAAGCTAAGCTCTACAAAGAGTTGCAagacataaaaattttattgcaacacATAGCGCAGCAGCAAGGCATTAACATGCCACAGTTGCTGCTGCCACCAATGACCTTCGCAACATCAACAATTACACCGCCTGCTGTGTCACATGCACAACAACCAACCAGCATACCGGCAACACCACATGCAGCTGCGACATCAGCTACACCGTCACCAACTACGCAAACAACAACGACATATGCACAACAACATAAACCAAAGCAGCGTGCCAAACCTACAACAGCCAATAAACCGAAATTCCAACCGATTGTGGAGCCCAAAGATAATGCTGTGGACACATCTTCCGCCGAAGTAAGCTACGAATATGAGGAGTCCTCAGCGCCCATGGAAGCTGAAGATGTTTTGCACAAAAAATTGCCACAATTGAAatcgtttcacacaaagagtcAAGCCACGCCCATAGCTAGTGAACTGTTGCAAGAAGTGCGGAAGTTTAATAACACAATGCTAAGCGATCGCGAGCTGAAGGTGTTCACCTACTATTGGAAGCTGGAGAATTTCACCGAACGCATTGAGAGTGGCAGTAGTTCGGTGGTGGAGAGTCCGGTGTTTTCGATAAAAg GCAAACCATTGCATCTCATAGCCTACTTTCAACACTTACACCGCGATTTTCTCTACCTACAATTGACGCAGGCGCTTAAAAAATCCAGCAATCGGAATAACATCTTTATCGACATGGGTGGATTATTCAAGGAAATTGCAAATGACAAAATCAGCTTTAAGCATAAAATATCGGTGCTCAATCAG CACAATCAACGCTCTAAGGATTTAATTTCACAAGAGTTACATAATCTTGAGTCCGGCTTTCTCATACCGAACAGCGCGTTACTCAACAGTCCATTCATCAAAAACGATTCGctgttaatacaaatttttctttatttataa
- the LOC125778832 gene encoding uncharacterized protein LOC125778832 isoform X2 gives MRSLMLIAAICTVLGIMMQRCNAETTTENPEMSIQVIRYMSRRAAQGGGGGAGGGAGGGAGAGMGFGFGANMGGQAGGE, from the exons atGCGTAGTCTTATGTTAATTGCTGCTATTTGCACCGTATTGGGTATTATGAtg CAACGATGCAATGCTGAAACAACAACGGAAAATCCAGAGATGTCCATTCAAGTCATCAGATACATGAGTCGACGTGCTGCGCAAGGTGGCGGTGGCGGTGCAGGTGGTGGTGCAGGTGGTGGCGCTGGTGCTGGCATGGGTTTTGGTTTCGGAGCAAATATGGGTGGTCAAGCAGGCGGTGAATGA